CGGTGACGTCGTCGGTCCAGGTGAGCGACAGGAGAGGGGCGGTCACGGAAGCTCCTTGCGGCCGAGGGCGTTCACCCCGCGGTGAGGCCCATTTACTGAATACTGAGTCAGTATCTGTCAGTATCGGCCCCCGGGCGCCGGGTGGTGTCGGTGGGGCGGACCATAATGGAGGTCTTCACCGATTCCACTGGAGGTACCGTGGCCGGCTCCCGTTCTTCGCGTTCCGGACTCCGGGCGTTGCGGCCCGCGGCCTTCGGTGTGGATCCGAGCGGTGAGCGCATGGCGCGCATTCGCAGATCGCCCCACTTCCGGGACGGCGTCTTCCAGAACCCCGGAGGTCCCTCGCGGATCCGCCCGTCGGGTTCGACGGTGGAGTTCGCCAAGACCTACTTCGACAAGGACGCGCGCAACCGCCGCACCCCGCACGGCGCGATCCCGCTGCACCCCACCACGGCCGCCGACCTCGCCCGGCCGCCCGCCACCGGCCTGCGGCTGACCTGGCTGGGGCACTCCAGCGTCCTCGCCGAGATCGACGGGCAGCGGGTGCTCTTCGACCCCGTGTACGGCGAGCGCTGCTCCCCCTTCGCCTTCGCCGGGCCCAAGCGGCTGCACCCGGTGCCGTTGCCCCTGACGGCGCTCGGCCCGGTCGACGCCGTGGTCATCTCGCACGACCACTACGACCACCTGGACATGCCGACGATCAAGGCGCTGGCCGGCACCGACACGCTGTTCGCCGTGCCGCTCGGCGTCGGCGCCCACCTCGAACACTGGGGGGTGTCCGCCGACCGGCTGCGCGAGCTGGACTGGCAGGAGTCGACCAAGGTCGGCGGGCTCACCCTGACCGCCACCCCGGCCCGCCACTTCTGCGGTCGCGGCCTGCGCAACACCCAGCACACGCTCTGGGCCTCCTGGGCCGTCGCGGGCGAGGAGCACCGGATATTCCACAGCGGTGACACCGGGTACTTCGACGGCTTCCGGGACATCGGCGCCGACCACGGCCCGTTCGACGCCACGATGATCCAGATCGGCGCGTACAGCGAGTTCTGGCCCGACATCCACATGACTCCCGACGAGGGCGTGCACGCACATCTGGACCTGCAGCGCGGCGACGCCGCCTCCGGTGTGCTGCTGCCGATCCACTGGGGGACCTTCAACCTCGCGCCGCACCCCTACGCCGAGCCCGGGGAGTGGACGAAGGACGCCGCCGGGGCGGCCGGAGCGGCGGTGGCGCTGCCGCGGCCCGGCGAGCCCTTCGAGCCGGCCGGAAAGCTTCCGGCGGACCCGTGGTGGCGTACGGTCTCCGCGCCTGTCGCCCGTCACTGGCTCCGCGCCACGGGTGCCGACGACGCGCCGGCCGCCCAGGGCGACCTCGACCTCGCGGGCGACCGGTAGCGGACCCGGCCGTCACACGGGCCACGTGGGCGGCGCGGAGACCGGTGAGCCGCGGCCGATCGACCGCGACCAGTACCGACTGCACGGCCGAGGCCGCGCCCAGCAGCCGGCCGCGGTGGCCGGCGAAGCGCGCGCCCGGCCGGCCGCCCGCCGGCGCCCCGGCGAGGAACGCCGCGAGCGACACCACCGAGGCGGGCGCGGACAACTCGTCCGAACGCGCCGGCGCGAACTCTCAGGAAGACCACGTTGCCGGTCATGTCGGCCACGAAGACGTGCCCGAGGGCGAGGTGGCAGGGCGTCAGTCGGCACGGCCGGAGTTGCCTCGCCGCGCACCGGAATCTGCCTGGAGCGCACCGAATTCCGTGCGCTCGGGGCCGCTCGTGGTGCGGTGACGGGCCTTTGCCGGCTGTGGTGCGTGACGGTGAAGGCTTTCCTGGGCGCACCCTCGGCGACCCATTCTGATCGGGTCGGATCGACTGTTTACGGCGTTTGCGTCATCGCCCTGACGCGCTTATCGGCCTGTCGTACGAGGCCTCATACCAGAGCGGGACGCTTGCCGTAGGACTTTGTCAACTGCCCACCGCACATGATGGGTTGCCGACTACTGTCAGTGTCCGTCGGGCGACGCAGGGCCGAACTCCTCGGCGTCGTCGACCGGCACCGAGCCGCCGCATGCCCGAGTCGCGTCAGACCGGGCCCGCCCCGGCCCCCAACCGCTGGACCAGTACGAGGACGCCCGATGTCACACCTCCGCGCATCGGCCGCACGCGCAGACCGCCGCGAGGGCGGGCGGCACGGACGGCCGGTCGCCCGCCCCGTTCCCTCGCTGCCCGAGGCGCACATACGGCCCCAGCTGCTGCGTCTCGCGGTACTGCCCCCGATCGCGGTCGCCCTCAGCGCCTGCGCGGCCGTGCTGTTCACCGTCCGCTCCACCGGCGCCCGCACCGGCCTCACCCTGTGGGCCGTGCTCGGCTGCGCGGTGTGCGTGACGCTCGCCGGCATCGGGATCGCCGCGATCGCCGCCGGCCGGACCGCCCGGGCCGTGCACGAACGTGTCGGCGCGCTGCGCCGCAGCAGCGCCCGCCGCGAGGCCGATCTGCGGACGCTCGTCGAGGCGTTGCGCCGCGGCGAGACGCCACCGCAGCGCAAGGCGCGCGGCGGTCCGCCCGAGGACGCGGACGACTTCGAGCTGCTCGCCGCCGACCTTGCCCGCGCGCACGACGGCGCCGTCACCGCCGTCGTGCAGGCCGCCCAGCTCTCCAGCCAGGCCGGCAGCGAGCAGAAGCTGGAGGTTTTCGTCAACCTCGCCCGGCGCCTCCAGTCGCTGGTGCACCGCGAGATCGCGATCCTCGACGAGCTGGAGAACGAGATCGAGGACCCCGACCTGCTCAAGGGCCTCTTCCACGTCGACCACCTCGCCACCCGCATCCGCCGCCACGCCGAGAACCTCGCCGTGCTCGGCGGCGCCGTCTCCCGGCGCCAGTGGAGCAACCCGGTCTCCATGACCGAGGTGCTGCGCTCGGCCATCGCCGAGGTCGAGCAGTACTCCCGGGTGCGTCTCGTGCCGCCGATCGACGGCACCCTGCGCGGCCACGCCGTCGCCGACGTGATCCACCTGCTGGCGGAACTCGTCGAGAACGCCACGGTGTTCTCCGCGCCGCACACCCAGGTGCTGCTGCGCGCCAACCTCGTCACCTCCGGGCTCGCCGTCGAGGTCGAGGACCGCGGCCTCGGCATGCCCGTCGCCGAGCAGAACAAGATGAACGCCCTGCTCACCGACCCCGACCAGGTCAACGTCGCCCGTCTGCTCGCCGACGGCCGCATCGGCCTGTTCGTCGTCTCCCAGCTCGCCCGGCGGCACGGCATCACCGTCCGCCTGCAGACCAACATCTACGGCGGTGTCCAGGCCGTCCTCGTCGTGCCGCAGGCCCTGCTCGGCAGCCGGCCCGACGCCGACCGCCCGGTCGCGTCCCCGCAGCACCAGCCGCCCGCACCCGGCGCCGCGACGTCACCGGCTCCCGTCGGCCCCGGACCCACGTCCCTGCCGGTGCGCGACAGTCACGCCGAGCGGCCGAACCCGGCCGAGGCCGTCCCCGGCATCCGGCCCGACGACCGGCCGGTCGTCGAGGAGCACACCGCCGCGCCGCTCGCCCCGCGCGCCGGCGTCGTCCGCGGCACCATGGACAAGCCCCAACTGCCCCGGCGCCGTGCCCAGCAGCACATCGTGCCCCAGCTGCGCGGTGGGCCGGCCCCGCGCCCGGAAGCCGAGCACCCCGTCGGCCACGACCCCGGCCTGATGGCGGCGTTCCAGCGCGGCATCGGCCTCGCCGAGGCCCAGCACCAGGCCCAGCAGCAGGCACAGTCCGCCCAGCCGACGCCGACGCGGGTGGAACCCCCGCAGGCGCATGCGCAGCCCTCGCAGGCACATGCGGACTCCGGTCAGGTGAGGCCCCCGCACATGGAGCCCGTGCATGTCGCGCCCCCGCACATGGAGCCCGTGCATGTCGCGCCCCCGCACGCGGAGCACGCGCACGTCGCGCCCTCGCACATGGAGCCCCTGCATACGGACCCCCCGCATGCGGATGCCGCCTACACGGAGCGCCCGCACGCGGCCCCACCGCACGCGGCCCCACCGCACGCGGCCCCACCGCACGTGGCCCCACCGCACGCGGAGCGCCGGCACGTGGAGCCTCCGTACATGGAGCACCCGCACGTGGACCCTTCGCACATGGAGCGCATGCACACCCCGTCGGCCTCCTCGCCGGATGCCCACCGCACAGACCCGACCCCCATGCCGACACAAGTCCCCCTGGCCGTATCGCACAGGGACGGACCGCACAGGGAGGTACCGCAGGCGGGCGTACAGCACATGGACGGGACCCGCGGGGCTGTCCCCCTTCACCGGGACGGGACCCACGCGGACGCGCCCTCGCACAGGGAAGCCGCACCCGTGCCCCCGGACCACCCCGCCCGGCACGACGGGAGCGGACCAGCCGGATGACCACCGCAGCTGCCGCCGCCGCCACCCCCACCGCAATGACCGCCGGCGCACCCACGGGCGCGCCCGCGAACCCACGTACCCCAAGGAGTCGATCCACCATGGCGACCGATGCCCCCACCGGCCATGTTTCCGATCTCGACTGGCTGATGAGCGGTCTCGTCCAGCGCGTACCGCACACCACCAGCGCGGTGCTCCTCTCGTGCGACGGGCTCGTGAAATCGGTCCACGGCCTCGACCCCGACAGCGCCGACCACATGGCCGCCCTGGCCTCCGGTCTGTACTCCCTCGGCCGCAGCGCCGGAGTCCGCTTCGGCGACGGCGGTGAGGTCCGGCAGGTCGTCGTCGAACTCGACTCGACCCTGCTGTTCGTCACCACCGCCGGCTCCGGCACGTGCCTCGCCGTGCTGGCCGGCCGCGAGGCCGACGCCGCGGTGCTCGGCTACGAGATGGCCATGCTGGTCAAGAGCGTCCGCCCCTACCTGGTCACCGCTCCCCGGCAGCAGTCCGTCGAACCCACGGCGATGAGGCCTTGAGCGTGACGGCGGCCGGCGACGGGCCCTGGCTCGACGACGCGGCCGGACGGCTGGTGCGCCCGTTCACCGTCAGCAACGGTCGCACCCGCCCCACCGTCGCGCTCGACCTCATCTCCCAGGTGATGGTCACCGGGGCCACCCCCCTCGGCTACCTCGGCCCCGAGCACGCCCAGGCACTGGACCTGTGCCGGGCGCCCGTCTCGGTCGCCGAGGTCGCCGCCCACCTCAAGCTGCCGGCGGCGGTCACCAAGGTGCTGCTGGCGGACCTCGTCGACTGCGGGGCGCTCACCACCAAACCCCCGGAGTTCCACCACAATCCGACGGACCGGGCCCTTCTGGAGGCAGTGCTCGATGGACTACGACGACAGCTCTGATCACGGCTACGACGGCGACCACGACGACGGCGCCGACCCGTTCCCCACCGCGCTCAAGATCCTGGTCGCGGGCGGGTTCGGGGTCGGCAAGACGACCTTCGTCGGCGCCGTCAGCGAGATCGCGCCGCTCAGCACGGAGGAGCTGCTCACCACGGTCAGCGCCGCCACCGACGACCTCGAAGGGATCGAGAACAAGGTCGAGACGACGGTGGCCATGGACTTCGGCCGCATCACCCTCGACCAGGACCACGTCCTGTACCTCTTCGGCACACCCGGACAGGAGCGGTTCTGGTTCATGTGGGACGAGCTCTGCGAGGGAGCCCTCGGCGCGGTGATCCTCGCCGACACCCGCCGCCTGGAGGACTGCTTCGCGGCCGTCGACTTCTTCGAGGAGCGCGGACTCGGATTCATCGTCGCCGTCAACGAGTTCGACGGCGCACACCGCTACCACCCGGACGAGGTGCGCGCCGCCATCGACCTCGACCCCCAGATCCCCGTCGTGCGCTGCGACGCCCGGATCTCCGCCTCCGGCGTGCAGACCCTGCTCACCCTCGTCCGCCATCTCATCGCCCACGCACCCGTCACTCCCGCGCCCAGCCACGGCGCCCACATGTGACACCCGCACACACCGCACCGGAGCCGCATATGACGTACGCCCACAGCGACGGGACCCGGCCATGAGGTACGACCCGCCGCGCCCGGCCGGTCGGCTGCTGCTCACCCCCGAGGACAAGCAGGCGCCCGAGAGGACGCGGCGACTGCGCCTCCTGGGCCTGGGGGAGCGCCCTGAGCCCGCCCTCGACGCTTTCGCGAGCCGGCTGGCGTCGCTGACCGGTGCGCCGTACGCCATGGTCAACTTCCTCGGCGAGCACGGCCAGTTCTTCGCGGGCCTGCACGCGCCCGTCGTCGGACTCGTCGCGAGGGAGGACGGGACGCGGCCGGTGATGGGCCGCTTTCTGCCCCGCGACCACGGGTTCTGCCCCCATGTGGTGGTCCGGCACAAGGCGTTGGTGCTGGAGGACGTGCGCGACTATCCGCGGTTCGCTGGCAACCCGGTCGTCGACGAGTACGGCATCCACTCCTACCTCGGCGCGCCGCTGATCGACACCACGGGCATGGTGCTCGGCACCGTCTGCGTCGCCGACGTCTCACCCCGGGCCTGGGGACGGTCCGGCCTGGAGAGCATCAAGGCGACGGCCGCGGATCTCGTCGTACGGCTCGAGGCGCCCGAGACCGGCGGGCTCCCGCTCTGAGAGGTCCGTGCGGTCGTGCGTTCCGAGCAGCCCGCGCAGGGCGGAGCCCGGGTCGGCGGGCGTGAAGGAAAGCTGCGGCGGCGGTTAAGAAAGTCTCGATGGACCAGCACGGCGGGGTACGGCAGATTGCTGTCCGATTCCACTGCTCTCCCCGTCCGGGGGCTCCTTCGGCATGCCCGCGGCAGGGATCTCACCGTCAGGAGCCGTAGCGTGAAGGCGCTGGTCAAGGAGAAGGCGGAGCCGGGACTGAGGCTCATGGACGTCCCCGACCCCGAGGTCGGACCCGGCGACGTACTGATCAAGGTGCTGCGCACCGGCATCTGCGGCACCGACCTGCACATCCACGCCTGGGACGGCTGGGCGCAGCAGGCGATCCGCACCCCGCTCGTGCTCGGGCACGAGTTCGTCGGCGAGGTCGTGACGACCGGCCGTGACGTCACCGACATCGCCGTCGGCGACCGGGTCAGCGGGGAGGGCCACCTCGTGTGCGGCAAGTGCCGCAACTGCCTGGCCGGCCGCCGCCACCTGTGCCGGGCCACGGTCGGCCTCGGCGTCGGCCGCGACGGGGCCTTCGCCGAGTACGTCGCGCTGCCCGCGAGCAACGTCTGGGTGCACCGCGTCCCCGTGGACCTCGACGTCGCCGCGATCTTCGACCCGTTCGGCAACGCCGTGCACACCGCGCTGTCGTTCCCGCTGGTCGGCGAGGACGTGCTGATCACCGGCGCCGGCCCGATCGGGCTGATGGCCGCCGCCGTCGCCCGGCACGCGGGCGCCCGCAACGTCGTCATCACGGACGTCAGCGAGGAGCGGCTCGACCTCGCCCGAAAGATCGGCGTCAGCCTCGCGCTCGACGTGCGCGACGCGCGGATCGCGGACGGGCAGCGGGCGCTCGGCCTGCGGGAGGGCTTCGACGTGGGCCTGGAGATGTCCGGCCGCGCGGAGGCCCTCCAGGACATGATCGCGAACATGACGCACGGCGGACGGATCGCGATGCTCGGCCTGCCGGCGCAGGAGTTCCCGGTCGACTGGGCCCGGATCGTCACCTCGATGATCACCATCAAGGGCATCTACGGCCGCGAGATGTTCGAGACCTGGTACGCCATGTCGGTCCTGCTGGAAGCCGGCCTCGACCTCGCCCCCGTGATCACCGGCCGCTACGGCTACCGCGACTTCGAGGCGGCGTTCGCGGACGCCGCGAGCGGCAAGGGCGGCAAGGTCATCCTCGACTGGGCCGCGTAAGTCACCCGCGACATTCACCCGCATTCTCCAGGAGCTTCCCATGTTCGACTCCGTGCGCGACGACCTGCGCGCCACCCTCGACGAGATCCGCGCCGCCGGCCTGCACAAGCCCGAACGCGTCATCGACACCCCGCAGTCCGCGACCGTCAACGTCTCGGCGGGCGGCCGCCCCGGCGAGGTCCTCAACTTCTGCGCCAACAACTACCTGGGCCTCGCCGACCACCCCGAGGTGATCGCCGCCGCCCACGCGGCCCTGGACCGCTGGGGCTACGGCATGGCGTCCGTCCGCTTCATCTGCGGCACGCAGGAGGTGCACAAGGAGTTGGAGGCACGGCTGTCGGCGTTCCTCGGGCAGGAGGACACGATCCTGTACTCCTCCTGCTTCGACGCCAACGGCGGCGTCTTCGAGACGCTGCTGGGCCCCGAGGACGCGGTCATCTCCGACGCCCTCAACCACGCCTCCATCATCGACGGCATCCGCCTGTCCAAGGCCCGCCGCCTGCGCTACGCCAACCGTGACCTCGCCGACCTGGAGCGGCAGCTGAAGGACGCCTCCGACGCGCGCCGCCGCCTGATCGTCACCGACGGCGTCTTCTCCATGGACGGCTACGTGGCCCCGCTGGCCGAGATCTGCGACCTCGCCGACCGCTACGACGCCATGGTCATGGTCGACGACTCGCACGCCGTCGGCTTCGTCGGCCCCGGCGGCCGCGGCACCCCTGAGCTGCACGGTGTCATGGACCGCGTCGACATCGTCACCGGCACCCTCGGCAAGGCACTCGGCGGCGCCTCCGGCGGCTACGTCGCCGCTCGCGCCGAGATCGTCGCCCTGCTGCGCCAGCGCTCCCGGCCGTACCTGTTCTCCAACACCCTCGCCCCCGTGATCGCCGCCGCCTCCCTGAAGGTCCTCGACCTGCTGGAGTCCGCCGACGACCTGCGGGTCCGCCTCGCCGAAAACACGGCGCTGTTCCGCCGCCGGATGACCGAGGAGGGCTTCGACATCCTCCCCGGCGACCACGCCATCGCCCCGGTCATGATCGGCGACGCGTCGACGGCCGGCCGGATGGCCGAGCTGCTGCTGGAGCGCGGTGTGTACGTGATCGGCTTCTCGTACCCGGTGGTGCCGCAGGGCCAGGCCCGGATCCGGGTGCAGCTCTCTGCCGCGCACTCGACGGACGACGTGAACCGGGCGGTGGACGCCTTCGTCGCCGCCCGCGCGGAGCTGGACGCCTGACCTGAGACAATCGGGTGCATGATCGAGGCGCGGCGGCTCCACATCCTCCGTGCGGTGGCCGACCACCGCACGGTGACGGCGGCTGCCGCCGCGCTGTACCTCACGCCCTCCGCGGTCTCCCAGCAGCTGACCGCCCTGGAGCAGGAGACGGGGCACCGGCTGGTGGAGCGCGGCGCCAAGGGCGTCCGGCTCACCCCGGCCGGCGAGATCCTGCTCGGCCACACCAACGCGGTCCTCGCCCAGCTGGAGCGGGCGGAGGCGGAGCTCGCCGCGTACGGCTCGGGCGCCGCCGGCACGGTCACCGTCGCGTCCTTCGCGACCGGCATCGCCCAGGTCGTCGCGCCGGCCGTGGCCCGTCTCGCGCACAGCGCGCCCGGCATACGCATCCGCGTCCGGGACGCCGAGGGCGACGCCAGCCTGCCCATGGTGCTGGACCGGCAGGTCGACGTCGCGGTCGCCGTCGAGTACCGCGGGGCTCCGCCCGCCGACGATCCGCGGCTGGCGCACGTCCCGCTGTACGCCGAGCCGTTCGACGCGGTCGTGCCGGTCAGTCACCGGTTGGCCGACGTGAGCGAGGTGCCGCTGGCGGAGCTGGCCAAGGACCCGTGGATCGGCCCCTACCCCGGCAACCCCTGCCATGACGTGGTGGTGCTGGCCTGCGAGAGCGCCGGGTTCCAGCCCCGCATGGAGCACTCCTCGGACGACTTCCGCGCGGTCGTGGCGCTGGCCGGTGCCGACGTGGGAGTCGCCCTCGTGCCCCGCTCCGCGCTGCGCGGGACCGACCTCACCGGTGTCGTGGTCCGGCCGGTGGACGGAGTTGCGCCGACGCGCCGGGTGTTCGCCGCCGTGCGCCGGGGCGCGGAGGGGCATCCGCTGATCCGGCCGGTGCTCCAGGCGCTGGAGCAGGCGGCACGGGCGTGAGCCTTCCGTCACCACGCTGTCTCATATCCGGGATAGCCTCCCGGATGTGAAACACGAGGAACTCGACGCCCTGGAGGGCGTCGACGCCCGGCTCGGTGCGCGGCTCGCCGAACTGCGCGCCGAACACGGCTGGTCGCTGGGCGAGTTGGCGGAGCGCAGCGGGGTGAGCCGGTCGACGCTGTCCCGCGCGGAGCGGGCGGAGATCAGTCCCACGGCATCCACGCTGAACCGCCTGTGCGCCGTCTTCGGGCGCACCATGTCCCAGCTGCTCAGCGAGGTCGAGGGGGAGTCCCCGCTGCTGGTGCGGCCGGCTGAGCAGCCGGTGTGGCAGGACCGGGCCTCCGGACTCGTCCGGCGGTCCGTGTCGCCGCCGCACACCGGGCTGCGCGGCGAACTCGTCGAGGCGCGGCTCGCGGTGGGCGCGGACATCGCCTACGACCGGCCGCCCGTGCCCGGTCTGGAGCAGCACGTGTGGGTACTGGACGGCGCCCTCGCGGTGACCGTGCGGGGCGTCGAGCACCGCCTGGACGCCGGGGACTGTCTGCGGATGCGGGTGTGGGGGGCGACGCTGTTCCGGTGCGCGGGGGACGAGGAGGCTCGGTACCTGCTGGCGGTGGTGCTGCCGTGATCACCGAACCGCTGGACGAGGCCCGACTGCTCGATCGTGCCGAGGAGTTGGCGGCGCTGCTGGTCGACTCGGTCGAGGGCGGCGCGTCGGTGGGCTTCCTCGCGCCGCTCGACGCCGCGCAGGCGCTGGCCTGGTGGCGTGGACGGGCCGCCGCGATGGCCACGGGCGAGCTCGCCGTCTGGGCGGCGTACGAGGGGACGCGGGTGGTCGGTACCGTGAGCCTGGTCTTCCCGGACAAGCCCAACAGCCGGCACCGGGCGGAACTGGTGAAGCTGATGGTGCACCGCGAGGCACGCGGGCGCGGTCTGGGGCGGCGCCTGTTGGACACCGCCGAGCGGGCGGCCGTCGCGGCCGGTGTCACGCTGCTCCACCTGGACACCGAGACCGACAGCCCCGCCGAGCACCTCTACCGGGCTGCGGGCTGGACCCGGCTCGGCGAGATCCCCGACTACGCGGCGAGCCCGGCGGGCGTGCTGCGGCCGA
This region of Streptomyces chromofuscus genomic DNA includes:
- a CDS encoding GNAT family N-acetyltransferase; protein product: MITEPLDEARLLDRAEELAALLVDSVEGGASVGFLAPLDAAQALAWWRGRAAAMATGELAVWAAYEGTRVVGTVSLVFPDKPNSRHRAELVKLMVHREARGRGLGRRLLDTAERAAVAAGVTLLHLDTETDSPAEHLYRAAGWTRLGEIPDYAASPAGVLRPTTIYYKQVGAGARAA
- a CDS encoding DUF742 domain-containing protein → MTAAGDGPWLDDAAGRLVRPFTVSNGRTRPTVALDLISQVMVTGATPLGYLGPEHAQALDLCRAPVSVAEVAAHLKLPAAVTKVLLADLVDCGALTTKPPEFHHNPTDRALLEAVLDGLRRQL
- a CDS encoding helix-turn-helix domain-containing protein — protein: MKHEELDALEGVDARLGARLAELRAEHGWSLGELAERSGVSRSTLSRAERAEISPTASTLNRLCAVFGRTMSQLLSEVEGESPLLVRPAEQPVWQDRASGLVRRSVSPPHTGLRGELVEARLAVGADIAYDRPPVPGLEQHVWVLDGALAVTVRGVEHRLDAGDCLRMRVWGATLFRCAGDEEARYLLAVVLP
- a CDS encoding GAF domain-containing protein yields the protein MRYDPPRPAGRLLLTPEDKQAPERTRRLRLLGLGERPEPALDAFASRLASLTGAPYAMVNFLGEHGQFFAGLHAPVVGLVAREDGTRPVMGRFLPRDHGFCPHVVVRHKALVLEDVRDYPRFAGNPVVDEYGIHSYLGAPLIDTTGMVLGTVCVADVSPRAWGRSGLESIKATAADLVVRLEAPETGGLPL
- a CDS encoding GTP-binding protein produces the protein MDYDDSSDHGYDGDHDDGADPFPTALKILVAGGFGVGKTTFVGAVSEIAPLSTEELLTTVSAATDDLEGIENKVETTVAMDFGRITLDQDHVLYLFGTPGQERFWFMWDELCEGALGAVILADTRRLEDCFAAVDFFEERGLGFIVAVNEFDGAHRYHPDEVRAAIDLDPQIPVVRCDARISASGVQTLLTLVRHLIAHAPVTPAPSHGAHM
- a CDS encoding roadblock/LC7 domain-containing protein — encoded protein: MATDAPTGHVSDLDWLMSGLVQRVPHTTSAVLLSCDGLVKSVHGLDPDSADHMAALASGLYSLGRSAGVRFGDGGEVRQVVVELDSTLLFVTTAGSGTCLAVLAGREADAAVLGYEMAMLVKSVRPYLVTAPRQQSVEPTAMRP
- a CDS encoding LysR family transcriptional regulator, coding for MIEARRLHILRAVADHRTVTAAAAALYLTPSAVSQQLTALEQETGHRLVERGAKGVRLTPAGEILLGHTNAVLAQLERAEAELAAYGSGAAGTVTVASFATGIAQVVAPAVARLAHSAPGIRIRVRDAEGDASLPMVLDRQVDVAVAVEYRGAPPADDPRLAHVPLYAEPFDAVVPVSHRLADVSEVPLAELAKDPWIGPYPGNPCHDVVVLACESAGFQPRMEHSSDDFRAVVALAGADVGVALVPRSALRGTDLTGVVVRPVDGVAPTRRVFAAVRRGAEGHPLIRPVLQALEQAARA
- a CDS encoding sensor histidine kinase — encoded protein: MSHLRASAARADRREGGRHGRPVARPVPSLPEAHIRPQLLRLAVLPPIAVALSACAAVLFTVRSTGARTGLTLWAVLGCAVCVTLAGIGIAAIAAGRTARAVHERVGALRRSSARREADLRTLVEALRRGETPPQRKARGGPPEDADDFELLAADLARAHDGAVTAVVQAAQLSSQAGSEQKLEVFVNLARRLQSLVHREIAILDELENEIEDPDLLKGLFHVDHLATRIRRHAENLAVLGGAVSRRQWSNPVSMTEVLRSAIAEVEQYSRVRLVPPIDGTLRGHAVADVIHLLAELVENATVFSAPHTQVLLRANLVTSGLAVEVEDRGLGMPVAEQNKMNALLTDPDQVNVARLLADGRIGLFVVSQLARRHGITVRLQTNIYGGVQAVLVVPQALLGSRPDADRPVASPQHQPPAPGAATSPAPVGPGPTSLPVRDSHAERPNPAEAVPGIRPDDRPVVEEHTAAPLAPRAGVVRGTMDKPQLPRRRAQQHIVPQLRGGPAPRPEAEHPVGHDPGLMAAFQRGIGLAEAQHQAQQQAQSAQPTPTRVEPPQAHAQPSQAHADSGQVRPPHMEPVHVAPPHMEPVHVAPPHAEHAHVAPSHMEPLHTDPPHADAAYTERPHAAPPHAAPPHAAPPHVAPPHAERRHVEPPYMEHPHVDPSHMERMHTPSASSPDAHRTDPTPMPTQVPLAVSHRDGPHREVPQAGVQHMDGTRGAVPLHRDGTHADAPSHREAAPVPPDHPARHDGSGPAG
- a CDS encoding glycine C-acetyltransferase; translation: MFDSVRDDLRATLDEIRAAGLHKPERVIDTPQSATVNVSAGGRPGEVLNFCANNYLGLADHPEVIAAAHAALDRWGYGMASVRFICGTQEVHKELEARLSAFLGQEDTILYSSCFDANGGVFETLLGPEDAVISDALNHASIIDGIRLSKARRLRYANRDLADLERQLKDASDARRRLIVTDGVFSMDGYVAPLAEICDLADRYDAMVMVDDSHAVGFVGPGGRGTPELHGVMDRVDIVTGTLGKALGGASGGYVAARAEIVALLRQRSRPYLFSNTLAPVIAAASLKVLDLLESADDLRVRLAENTALFRRRMTEEGFDILPGDHAIAPVMIGDASTAGRMAELLLERGVYVIGFSYPVVPQGQARIRVQLSAAHSTDDVNRAVDAFVAARAELDA
- a CDS encoding MBL fold metallo-hydrolase, whose protein sequence is MAGSRSSRSGLRALRPAAFGVDPSGERMARIRRSPHFRDGVFQNPGGPSRIRPSGSTVEFAKTYFDKDARNRRTPHGAIPLHPTTAADLARPPATGLRLTWLGHSSVLAEIDGQRVLFDPVYGERCSPFAFAGPKRLHPVPLPLTALGPVDAVVISHDHYDHLDMPTIKALAGTDTLFAVPLGVGAHLEHWGVSADRLRELDWQESTKVGGLTLTATPARHFCGRGLRNTQHTLWASWAVAGEEHRIFHSGDTGYFDGFRDIGADHGPFDATMIQIGAYSEFWPDIHMTPDEGVHAHLDLQRGDAASGVLLPIHWGTFNLAPHPYAEPGEWTKDAAGAAGAAVALPRPGEPFEPAGKLPADPWWRTVSAPVARHWLRATGADDAPAAQGDLDLAGDR
- the tdh gene encoding L-threonine 3-dehydrogenase, with protein sequence MKALVKEKAEPGLRLMDVPDPEVGPGDVLIKVLRTGICGTDLHIHAWDGWAQQAIRTPLVLGHEFVGEVVTTGRDVTDIAVGDRVSGEGHLVCGKCRNCLAGRRHLCRATVGLGVGRDGAFAEYVALPASNVWVHRVPVDLDVAAIFDPFGNAVHTALSFPLVGEDVLITGAGPIGLMAAAVARHAGARNVVITDVSEERLDLARKIGVSLALDVRDARIADGQRALGLREGFDVGLEMSGRAEALQDMIANMTHGGRIAMLGLPAQEFPVDWARIVTSMITIKGIYGREMFETWYAMSVLLEAGLDLAPVITGRYGYRDFEAAFADAASGKGGKVILDWAA